AGATATTAGGAACACTTTAAAAGAATTAAATATTCGCAATCCGACTATTCAACGTTCTTTAGAAGGGTATGATTATCTAATCAAAATTGATTTAAAAGAACTTCCCTATGCTGGTGGTTTTTCAAGTCAATTTATTTCTCAATTAAGTGAAAAAATTCCTGACAGTAATCCGGAAATTTTAAAAGAAGAAATTGTTGGACCAAGGGTCAGTAAAGAATTACAAAGAGTTACTTTGATTGCCTTAATTATCGGTATTTTTGGAATTCTTATCTATGTTTCTTTTCGTTTCAACTTTCGATTTGGTACGGCTGCCATTTTGGCTTTAATTCACGACGCAATTATTTCTATCGGTTTTACAATTATCACCAGAACAACAATTAACATTCCAATAGTCGCTGCCTTATTAACAATCATTGGTTACTCTGTTAACGATTCAATCGTTGTTTCTGATCGAGTAAGAGAAAATTTGAAAAAAATGAGGAAAGAATATTTTGAAGATATTGCTAACATAAGTGTTAACGAAACCCTTTCTCGAACAGTCCTTACCGCTTTAACTACTCTTTTTGTCAGTCTTCTTATTTGGTTTTTAGGTACGGCTGACATTAAAGATTTCGGTAAAGTACTCTCCATTGGAATAATTACCGGTACCTATTCTTCCATATTTATTGTTACCGCTTTAGTAGTTGATTGGGAGAAAAAATATCCTTCGCGAAGATAAAACTTGGATTTTATAAAAAAAATGTTTGCTTCTACTTTTTTTCTTGGATTCTTACCTGGTGCCCCTGCTACTTATGCTTCTTTTTTTGCCTTAGTTTTTCCTTTTCTTATTAAAAATTCTTATTTATATATCTTATTTTTTGTTGGTTATTTTTTTCTGAGCGTATTTATCATAAATGAATTGGAAAAAGAATGGGGAAAAGATAACAAAAAAATTACCGCCGACGAAGTATTAGGAATATTAACAACTTTCTTTTTTCTGCCAATAAATTTTAAAATCCTTCTTTTAGGATTCTTCTTATTTCGTTTTTACGACATTTTTAAATTTTCTTTTATAAGAAAAATAGAAAAAATTTCTGGTGGTTTAGGAGTTATTTTGGATGATATCTTAGCAGGAATTTTAGCACACATTAGTTTAAGAGTTATATTATTTTTATGGCCTCAGTTCAAATAATTATCACTGGTTCCGAAATCCTTAGCGGAAAGGTGATTGAAAGAAATTCTTATCAGATTTTAAAAAGTTTAACGAAAATTGGCTTTCAGATTGAAAAAATTTCTTTTATCAACGATGATGCAGAAAGATTAAAAAAAGAATTAGCAGATGCTCTTTTAACTGCCGATGTGATAATAATTAGTGGCGGTTTGGGACCTACCAAAGATGATATCACCAAAGAAACAGTGGCTAAATATTTTTCTTTAAGAACTTATTTGGATGAGACAATTCTTAACAAAATTGAACGTTATTATCAAAATCTCCAAAAACCAATGCCGGAATTTGCTATTAAACAGGCATTAATACCTAAAAGAGCAATTATTTTAGAAAATCCAATCGGTTTTGCTCCTGGTTTAATTATTAAAAAAGGGAAAAAAGTAGTAATTTTACTTCCGGGTGTCTTTGAAGAGTTAAAAACAATTTTGGAAAATAGTGTAATTCCCTTTTTAGAAGATAGTTTTGATTTAAAACCTCATACTTACAAAATTATAAGAACCATTGGTATTAGTGAATCAGAAATAATGGCAAGAATAGAAGAAATTTGTCGCAAAAAATTTAAAAATATCAAAATTTCTTATTTGCCTTCCTATTTAGGAATAGATATTGAAATTAGTAGCGAAGATAAAAAAGAAGTAAATTTTTGTGAAAAAGAAATAAGTTCGCGGCTTAAAGAATATATTTATGGTTATGAAAATATAACCTTAGAAGAAAAAATTGGTGAAATTTTAAGAAAAAAGAATTTAACCTTGGCAACTGCAGAATCTTGTACTGGTGGACTTTTGGGAAATCGAATCACTGATGTGCCAGGTAGTTCCGATTATTATATTGGTGGAGTTGTTGCCTACAGTAATGAAATAAAAAAATTAATCTGTAAAGTAAAAGAAGAGACTTTAAAAGAATACGGAGCGATAAGCAAAGAGACAGCAATAGAAATGGCGAAAGGAATTAAAAATTATTACCAAGCAGATATTGGTCTTTCGACAACTGGTGTTGCTGGTCCAACAAGCAGTGAAAAAAAACCGGTGGGACTTGTTTATATTGGCCTTGCCTATCAGAAGAAAACAATTGTTGAAGAACATCACTTCTTAGGAACACGAAAGATGATTAAAGAACAAGCAACTCAAATGGCTTTAAATCTATTAAGAAAGATTTTAGAAAGTGAATAAAATTCGTTCGTTTATCGCTTTAGAAGTTCCTGATGAAATTAAAAACGAAGTGTATCAACATATCGAAAA
The sequence above is a segment of the candidate division WOR-3 bacterium genome. Coding sequences within it:
- a CDS encoding competence/damage-inducible protein A encodes the protein MASVQIIITGSEILSGKVIERNSYQILKSLTKIGFQIEKISFINDDAERLKKELADALLTADVIIISGGLGPTKDDITKETVAKYFSLRTYLDETILNKIERYYQNLQKPMPEFAIKQALIPKRAIILENPIGFAPGLIIKKGKKVVILLPGVFEELKTILENSVIPFLEDSFDLKPHTYKIIRTIGISESEIMARIEEICRKKFKNIKISYLPSYLGIDIEISSEDKKEVNFCEKEISSRLKEYIYGYENITLEEKIGEILRKKNLTLATAESCTGGLLGNRITDVPGSSDYYIGGVVAYSNEIKKLICKVKEETLKEYGAISKETAIEMAKGIKNYYQADIGLSTTGVAGPTSSEKKPVGLVYIGLAYQKKTIVEEHHFLGTRKMIKEQATQMALNLLRKILESE
- the secF gene encoding protein translocase subunit SecF — protein: MIQLFKKTNINFLNKRKFFYFLSLAGIVISLISLIVIGPRYGVDFTGGSLYTVRFAKPVNIEDIRNTLKELNIRNPTIQRSLEGYDYLIKIDLKELPYAGGFSSQFISQLSEKIPDSNPEILKEEIVGPRVSKELQRVTLIALIIGIFGILIYVSFRFNFRFGTAAILALIHDAIISIGFTIITRTTINIPIVAALLTIIGYSVNDSIVVSDRVRENLKKMRKEYFEDIANISVNETLSRTVLTALTTLFVSLLIWFLGTADIKDFGKVLSIGIITGTYSSIFIVTALVVDWEKKYPSRR
- a CDS encoding phosphatidylglycerophosphatase A, producing MDFIKKMFASTFFLGFLPGAPATYASFFALVFPFLIKNSYLYILFFVGYFFLSVFIINELEKEWGKDNKKITADEVLGILTTFFFLPINFKILLLGFFLFRFYDIFKFSFIRKIEKISGGLGVILDDILAGILAHISLRVILFLWPQFK